Proteins co-encoded in one Pseudarthrobacter chlorophenolicus A6 genomic window:
- a CDS encoding dipeptide ABC transporter ATP-binding protein: MTATPAPDSPPTGTAEPLLKVEGLRVSYLVDGTPREAVHGVSFEVNAGEVVAIVGESGSGKTTTAHAIINLLPGNARTDSGSVVFAGADLSRLTRKEWQGVRGRDIGLIPQDPTASLDPLQKVGPQVAEALTIHRLRPKKEARRDAVRLLAESGIRDAESRARQYPHQFSGGMRQRVLIASALAARPRLVIADEPTSALDVTIQRQILDNIAALTAERGTAVLLITHDLGVAADRADRIIVMRRGEIVETGAAAQVLGSPRHAYTRQLIAAAPGLSPQRLRPAGEAVTGRATGDPADPGPSARPLVQARNLRKVFHLPRTAKGPRTLTAVNDVSVEILRGETLALVGESGSGKSTVARLLLRLDKPTSGSVTFDGEDLTTARGERLRQLRRRFQVVFQSPYASLDPHFTVEDSVAEPLRAFGEGTPSDRRARVAALLDAVHLPADYGRRHPAELSGGQRQRVAIARALALRPELVVLDEAVSALDVSVQAQILALLSELQGQDGLSYLFISHDLAVVQQISDRVAVMRGGELLEAGTTEAVLERPEHGYTRELISAVPGRRTLQA, from the coding sequence ATGACGGCCACACCCGCACCGGACAGCCCGCCCACCGGAACCGCCGAACCGCTCCTGAAGGTGGAAGGGCTGCGCGTCAGCTACCTGGTGGACGGCACACCCCGGGAGGCCGTGCACGGCGTCAGCTTCGAGGTCAACGCCGGCGAGGTGGTGGCGATCGTGGGCGAATCCGGCTCCGGAAAGACCACCACCGCCCACGCCATCATCAACCTGCTGCCGGGGAACGCCCGCACGGATTCCGGTTCCGTGGTCTTCGCGGGAGCGGACCTTTCCCGGCTCACCCGGAAGGAGTGGCAGGGCGTCCGGGGGCGGGACATCGGACTGATCCCGCAGGACCCCACGGCGTCACTGGATCCGCTGCAGAAAGTGGGTCCGCAGGTGGCCGAGGCCCTCACCATCCACCGGCTGCGGCCGAAAAAGGAGGCCCGCCGTGATGCCGTCCGGCTGCTCGCCGAGAGCGGCATCCGGGACGCCGAATCCCGGGCACGGCAGTACCCGCACCAGTTCTCCGGCGGGATGCGCCAGCGGGTGCTGATTGCCTCCGCGCTCGCCGCCCGGCCACGGCTGGTGATCGCTGACGAGCCCACCAGTGCGCTGGACGTCACCATTCAGCGGCAGATCCTGGACAACATCGCGGCGCTCACCGCGGAGCGGGGGACCGCCGTCCTGCTGATCACGCACGATCTTGGGGTGGCGGCGGACCGTGCCGACCGGATTATCGTGATGCGCCGGGGCGAAATCGTGGAAACAGGGGCAGCGGCCCAGGTCCTGGGCAGTCCCCGGCACGCCTACACCCGGCAGCTGATCGCCGCCGCACCAGGGCTGAGTCCCCAACGGCTCCGGCCTGCAGGGGAAGCTGTGACCGGGCGCGCCACCGGTGACCCGGCTGACCCGGGCCCTTCGGCTCGGCCGCTGGTGCAGGCGCGGAACCTCCGGAAGGTCTTCCACCTGCCGCGGACGGCCAAGGGGCCGCGCACCCTCACCGCGGTCAACGACGTCTCGGTCGAGATCCTGCGCGGTGAAACCCTGGCACTGGTGGGGGAGAGCGGCTCGGGCAAAAGTACAGTGGCCAGGCTGCTGCTGCGGCTGGATAAGCCAACCAGCGGTTCCGTGACGTTCGACGGCGAGGACCTCACCACCGCGCGGGGTGAGCGGCTGCGCCAGCTCCGGCGACGCTTCCAGGTGGTTTTCCAGAGCCCCTACGCCTCGCTGGATCCCCACTTCACGGTGGAGGACAGCGTGGCCGAACCGTTGCGCGCCTTTGGTGAGGGGACGCCGTCGGACCGCCGGGCGAGGGTGGCCGCCCTGCTGGACGCTGTACACCTGCCGGCTGACTACGGGCGCCGGCATCCCGCGGAACTTTCCGGCGGGCAGCGCCAACGCGTGGCCATTGCCCGCGCCCTGGCCCTGCGTCCGGAACTGGTGGTGCTGGATGAAGCAGTGTCCGCGCTGGATGTGTCGGTTCAGGCCCAGATCCTGGCGCTGCTGTCCGAGCTGCAGGGGCAGGACGGACTGAGCTATCTCTTCATCTCGCACGACCTCGCGGTGGTGCAGCAGATCTCGGACCGCGTGGCTGTGATGCGCGGCGGGGAACTGCTGGAGGCCGGAACCACGGAAGCGGTGCTGGAGCGGCCGGAACACGGGTACACACGGGAGCTCATTTCGGCAGTGCCGGGCCGGCGGACGCTGCAGGCGTAG
- a CDS encoding Cof-type HAD-IIB family hydrolase, whose amino-acid sequence MTTLTETSVAGNDDRRNNETNNNALNGRQLMVALDVDGTLVDHDGHMSPAVRESAQAVVEAGHEVMIATGRSLNATLPIIDKIGVERGYAVCCNGGVTLRLHPELDGGYEIIHKATFDPAPALRALRERLPSAKYALEDADGNFLSTERFQDASFGVEAIGVDFQTMLDATAVRVVVFSTENTPEEFNEAIDHIGLAGVTYSVGWTAWLDIAAAGVTKASALENLRLQLGIDPSRTVAVGDGRNDIEMLGWAGRGVAMGQAPEEVIAIADEVTHSVYDDGAAHVLRSLL is encoded by the coding sequence ATGACAACCCTGACTGAAACCTCAGTCGCCGGCAACGATGACCGGCGAAACAACGAAACCAACAACAATGCCCTCAACGGCCGGCAACTGATGGTGGCCCTGGACGTGGACGGCACCCTGGTGGACCACGACGGCCACATGTCCCCGGCCGTCCGGGAATCCGCCCAGGCCGTGGTGGAAGCCGGCCACGAGGTGATGATCGCCACCGGGCGGTCCCTCAACGCCACGCTTCCCATTATCGACAAGATTGGTGTGGAACGCGGCTACGCGGTGTGCTGCAACGGCGGCGTGACGCTGCGGCTCCACCCCGAACTCGACGGTGGCTACGAGATTATCCACAAGGCCACCTTCGATCCCGCACCCGCCCTCCGGGCACTCCGCGAACGGCTCCCTTCAGCCAAGTACGCGCTTGAGGATGCCGACGGCAACTTCCTCTCCACCGAGCGGTTCCAGGACGCAAGTTTCGGCGTCGAGGCCATCGGCGTCGACTTCCAGACCATGCTGGACGCCACGGCCGTCCGCGTGGTGGTGTTCAGCACCGAGAACACCCCCGAGGAGTTCAACGAGGCCATCGACCACATCGGCCTCGCTGGCGTCACCTACTCGGTGGGCTGGACAGCGTGGCTGGACATCGCCGCCGCCGGAGTGACCAAGGCCAGCGCCCTGGAAAACCTCCGCCTCCAGCTCGGCATCGATCCGAGCCGCACGGTGGCTGTGGGCGATGGCAGGAACGACATCGAGATGCTCGGCTGGGCCGGCCGGGGTGTGGCCATGGGCCAGGCGCCGGAAGAGGTCATCGCCATCGCGGACGAGGTCACCCATTCCGTGTACGACGACGGCGCAGCGCACGTGCTGCGCAGCCTCCTCTAG
- a CDS encoding histidine phosphatase family protein yields MTLTTFALVRHGQTDWNAERRLQGSTDIPLNDVGRGQARDAAAVLSPYEWDAVVSSPLSRAAETADLIAEGLGLTVSRRVPELTERSFGPAEGMQAGPELDALRIPGGFKGAESEDEAASRGLAALEALAEEFSGQRLLVVTHGTLLRVSLSRAIGETLPSVDNAALNLAHHHAVDGWQLEYFNGEPVLAATAN; encoded by the coding sequence ATGACCCTTACGACGTTTGCCCTCGTCCGCCACGGCCAGACCGACTGGAATGCCGAGCGCCGGCTGCAGGGGTCCACCGACATTCCGCTGAACGACGTGGGACGGGGCCAGGCGCGGGACGCCGCCGCCGTCCTCTCCCCCTACGAATGGGATGCGGTGGTCTCTTCACCGCTGAGCCGCGCAGCGGAAACAGCCGACCTCATCGCCGAAGGCCTGGGCCTCACGGTGTCACGGCGCGTGCCGGAATTGACCGAGCGCAGCTTCGGGCCCGCTGAGGGCATGCAGGCCGGACCGGAACTTGACGCGCTGCGGATCCCCGGGGGATTCAAGGGCGCCGAGAGCGAAGACGAAGCAGCCAGCCGCGGCCTCGCGGCCCTGGAAGCGCTCGCCGAGGAGTTCAGCGGCCAGCGGCTCCTGGTGGTCACGCACGGCACGCTCCTGCGCGTCAGCCTCAGCCGGGCCATCGGCGAAACCCTGCCCAGCGTGGACAACGCCGCGCTGAACCTGGCGCACCACCACGCAGTCGACGGGTGGCAGCTGGAGTACTTCAACGGCGAGCCCGTCCTGGCGGCCACGGCCAACTAA
- a CDS encoding MarR family transcriptional regulator has translation MFTLTINQTDSRRDGDRVPQLLKDLRHIPARLDFDRSVEDEVQGIVDCPGQAVEAALVALRSGQWYVGIGVGPVNEPLPNQIKDASGHGLIYARRAVDRLRNSKERVPVAVEGPLADIAHDAEAVLRLLGHIVRDRSGAEWRVLDLLTPGVRGQQKAVAQELGITTQAVSKAVARAQWNEEHAARPAAARLLALILEVR, from the coding sequence ATGTTCACGCTGACAATCAACCAGACGGACAGCCGGCGCGACGGTGACCGGGTACCGCAGTTACTCAAAGACCTGCGGCACATTCCCGCGCGCCTGGACTTTGACCGGTCCGTCGAAGACGAAGTCCAGGGCATCGTTGACTGCCCTGGACAGGCTGTGGAAGCGGCACTCGTCGCCCTGCGCAGCGGCCAGTGGTATGTGGGGATCGGCGTCGGCCCGGTTAACGAGCCGCTGCCCAACCAGATCAAGGATGCGTCCGGCCACGGCCTTATCTACGCGCGCCGGGCAGTGGACCGGCTGCGCAACAGCAAAGAGCGGGTTCCGGTGGCTGTCGAAGGACCGCTGGCGGACATTGCCCACGACGCCGAGGCGGTCCTGCGCCTGCTGGGCCACATCGTGCGGGACCGGTCGGGCGCGGAGTGGCGGGTGCTTGACCTGCTGACGCCGGGCGTCCGCGGTCAGCAAAAGGCGGTGGCCCAGGAGCTGGGCATCACCACCCAGGCGGTCAGCAAGGCCGTAGCCCGCGCGCAGTGGAACGAGGAACACGCAGCCCGGCCGGCCGCCGCCCGGCTGCTGGCGCTGATCCTCGAGGTGAGGTAG
- a CDS encoding RDD family protein, producing MTDVHGTAATQSRAEAALWKSARQRVKTLRNGTRVVDATVWRTVKAWAVDFGIVVVLSIVAAVLAGSSVSGTAGKAAGAAAATWLIAPWLYGFCCAGGRSLGSLASQTEVVRISTGEAPGFWRAGWVMFARTVLFTVTVLVLILGTAEGSSPSGAEPKGRHLTIDRRFPKLPAGAPEAAPYDHPVTA from the coding sequence GTGACCGACGTACACGGCACGGCAGCAACGCAGTCACGCGCGGAGGCAGCCCTGTGGAAAAGCGCCCGCCAGCGGGTTAAGACCCTGCGGAACGGGACCCGGGTTGTGGACGCCACGGTGTGGCGGACGGTGAAAGCCTGGGCCGTGGATTTCGGCATCGTGGTGGTGCTTTCGATCGTGGCGGCCGTCCTGGCAGGAAGTTCGGTAAGCGGGACCGCGGGCAAGGCCGCCGGCGCTGCTGCCGCCACCTGGCTCATCGCCCCCTGGCTGTATGGGTTCTGCTGTGCGGGCGGACGGTCCCTGGGCTCGCTGGCCTCGCAGACCGAGGTGGTCCGGATCAGTACGGGCGAAGCGCCCGGATTCTGGCGGGCCGGGTGGGTCATGTTCGCCAGGACCGTGCTGTTTACCGTGACCGTCCTGGTGCTGATCCTGGGCACCGCAGAGGGCTCTTCACCCTCCGGCGCCGAACCGAAGGGACGGCACCTCACCATCGACCGGAGGTTCCCCAAGCTTCCGGCCGGGGCTCCCGAAGCTGCGCCCTACGACCATCCCGTAACCGCTTGA
- a CDS encoding phosphoketolase family protein, giving the protein MTGSTGNDVKGNGNAGQATAEQGTLGRGELELVDRWWRAANYLSVGQIYLRSNPLLREPLKPEDTKSRLLGHWGTTPGLNFVYAHLNRVIRRDAAEMLFIAGPGHGGPAVVANAWLEGTYSEIYGHVGNDEAGLAELFRQFSYPGGIPSHAAPESPGSISEGGELGYSLAHAYGSVLDNPQLVTAVVIGDGEAETGPLAASWHSHNFLDPAADGAVLPILHLNGYKIANPTVLARMPQEQLEQLLRGYGHEPYFVTVQDPGKTGQAHQDFAGVLDQCLADIRAIQAEHRGAGDVHNGAGDGTSGDHPGHRWPMIVLRSPKGWTGPRTVDGLQVEGTWRAHQVPLSEVRTNGEHLKQLEEWLQSYRPEELFDGDGRLRAAVAEAAPTGDFRMSATPHANGGVLRRALKLPPYRDYAVEVEAAGTERVSPMITLGSWIRDVIAQNMENFRLFGPDETASNRLQNVYEVTDKVWQYRIDDADEHLARSGRVMEVLSEHLCQGWLEGYLLTGRHGVFNCYEAFIHIVDSMFNQHAKWLKVHRRLPWRQPVPSLNYLLSSHVWQQDHNGFSHQDPGFIDHAVNKKAEVIRVYLPPDANTLLSVMEHCLASTDCVNVVVSGKQPSPTWLGPADAANHCRRGLGIWTFAGSEVAGGEPDVVLACAGDVPTVETVAAAELLRNGVPGLKVRVVNVVDLMRLQDESEHPHGLPGRDFDGIFTTDKPIIFAYHGYPALIHRLAYKRTNQEGLHVHGYQEEGTTTTPFDMAMLNGIDRFTLAIDAIDRVPGLAEKYSLLRQELQDRRDSAREHTRTHGEDPEEIRNWKLGG; this is encoded by the coding sequence ATGACCGGCAGCACTGGGAATGACGTCAAGGGAAACGGCAACGCGGGGCAGGCGACCGCTGAACAGGGCACCCTGGGACGCGGGGAACTCGAGCTCGTGGACCGCTGGTGGCGCGCCGCCAACTACCTGTCCGTCGGCCAGATCTACCTGCGCTCCAACCCGCTGCTGCGCGAACCACTGAAGCCGGAGGACACCAAGTCCCGCCTGTTGGGCCACTGGGGCACCACTCCCGGGCTTAACTTCGTGTACGCCCACCTGAACCGCGTCATCCGCCGCGACGCTGCCGAGATGCTCTTTATTGCCGGTCCCGGCCATGGCGGCCCCGCCGTCGTCGCCAACGCCTGGCTGGAGGGAACGTATTCGGAGATCTACGGCCACGTGGGCAACGACGAAGCCGGGCTCGCGGAACTCTTCCGCCAGTTCTCCTACCCCGGCGGCATCCCCAGCCACGCGGCGCCGGAGAGCCCGGGGTCCATCAGCGAGGGCGGCGAACTCGGCTATTCCCTGGCCCACGCCTACGGCTCGGTGCTGGACAACCCGCAGCTGGTGACCGCCGTCGTGATCGGCGACGGCGAGGCTGAAACCGGGCCGCTGGCAGCCAGCTGGCACTCGCACAATTTCCTGGACCCGGCGGCGGACGGCGCCGTGTTGCCTATCCTGCACCTCAACGGCTACAAGATCGCCAACCCCACGGTGCTCGCCCGGATGCCCCAGGAACAGTTGGAGCAGTTGCTGCGCGGCTACGGGCACGAACCGTACTTCGTCACGGTGCAGGATCCGGGCAAGACCGGTCAGGCGCACCAGGATTTCGCCGGTGTCCTGGACCAATGCCTCGCGGACATCCGCGCCATCCAGGCTGAACACCGCGGCGCCGGAGACGTCCACAACGGGGCCGGGGACGGCACCTCCGGAGACCACCCGGGACACCGCTGGCCTATGATCGTCCTGCGTTCGCCGAAGGGCTGGACCGGTCCGCGGACCGTGGACGGGCTGCAGGTGGAAGGGACCTGGCGCGCCCACCAGGTCCCGCTGTCCGAGGTCCGCACCAACGGCGAACACCTTAAACAGCTGGAGGAGTGGCTGCAGTCCTACCGTCCGGAAGAACTGTTCGACGGCGACGGGCGGCTCCGTGCGGCCGTCGCCGAGGCGGCCCCAACAGGGGACTTCCGGATGAGTGCCACCCCGCATGCCAACGGCGGAGTGCTGCGGCGCGCCCTGAAGCTGCCTCCCTACCGGGACTACGCCGTCGAGGTGGAAGCAGCAGGAACTGAGCGAGTGAGCCCCATGATCACGCTGGGCTCGTGGATCCGGGACGTGATCGCGCAGAACATGGAGAACTTCCGCCTGTTCGGGCCGGATGAAACCGCATCGAACCGGCTGCAGAACGTCTATGAGGTCACCGACAAGGTGTGGCAGTACCGGATTGACGACGCCGACGAGCACCTTGCCAGGTCCGGCCGCGTCATGGAGGTCCTCAGCGAGCACCTGTGCCAGGGCTGGCTGGAAGGCTACCTGCTCACCGGCAGGCATGGAGTCTTCAACTGCTACGAGGCCTTCATCCACATTGTCGACTCGATGTTCAACCAGCATGCCAAGTGGCTGAAGGTGCACCGCAGGCTGCCGTGGCGCCAGCCGGTGCCCTCGCTGAACTACCTGCTGTCCTCGCATGTCTGGCAGCAGGACCACAACGGCTTCTCGCACCAGGACCCGGGGTTCATCGACCACGCGGTGAACAAGAAGGCTGAGGTCATCCGGGTGTACCTGCCGCCGGACGCCAACACCCTGCTGTCCGTCATGGAGCACTGCCTGGCGTCCACGGACTGCGTGAACGTAGTGGTCAGCGGCAAGCAGCCCTCGCCCACCTGGTTGGGCCCGGCGGACGCGGCCAACCACTGCCGCCGCGGCCTGGGGATCTGGACGTTCGCCGGCTCCGAGGTGGCGGGCGGGGAGCCCGACGTCGTGCTGGCCTGCGCGGGCGACGTCCCCACCGTGGAGACCGTGGCCGCCGCGGAACTTCTGCGAAACGGGGTCCCGGGGCTGAAGGTCCGCGTGGTCAACGTGGTGGACCTGATGCGCCTGCAGGACGAGAGTGAACACCCGCACGGGTTGCCGGGCAGGGACTTCGACGGCATCTTCACCACTGACAAGCCCATCATTTTCGCGTACCACGGCTACCCCGCGCTGATCCACCGCCTGGCGTACAAGCGCACCAACCAGGAGGGCCTGCACGTGCACGGCTACCAGGAGGAGGGGACAACCACCACCCCGTTCGACATGGCCATGCTCAACGGCATCGACCGCTTCACGCTCGCCATCGACGCGATCGACCGGGTGCCAGGCCTGGCCGAGAAGTACTCACTCCTGCGGCAGGAACTGCAGGACCGCCGCGACAGCGCCCGCGAACACACCCGCACGCACGGCGAGGACCCGGAGGAGATCCGCAACTGGAAACTGGGCGGCTGA
- a CDS encoding DUF429 domain-containing protein, producing the protein MRTLGVDLAAATKKTAVAVIEWSAGSLEKVSARLVHLALDVDDQTIVDLFGTSDLTGVDCPVGWPDALIPFLTGHLDNVAAPVLAHDGIAGRRLLAYRDTDRFCTARTGLIPLSVSADRLAHPAMRCAVIQAKIAALHGPQSRDGSGRLAEVYPAASLKIWGLNGRGYKGRGTTETERLGALLEALQKQAPWLDLAGHEARLAASDDLFDAVVASLTARAVARRRTLLPDEAHAQAARSEGWIHLPDCALDALPD; encoded by the coding sequence ATGCGGACCTTGGGCGTGGACCTTGCCGCCGCCACGAAGAAGACCGCCGTTGCCGTCATTGAGTGGAGCGCGGGCTCCCTGGAGAAGGTTTCGGCGCGCCTGGTGCACCTGGCCCTGGACGTGGACGACCAGACGATCGTGGACCTTTTCGGCACCAGCGACTTGACCGGCGTTGACTGCCCTGTCGGCTGGCCGGACGCGCTGATCCCGTTCCTCACCGGGCACCTGGACAACGTGGCGGCACCGGTCCTCGCCCACGACGGCATCGCCGGCCGGCGGCTCCTCGCGTACCGGGACACGGACCGTTTCTGCACTGCCCGGACAGGCCTGATTCCGCTGAGTGTTTCGGCGGACCGGCTGGCCCACCCGGCCATGCGCTGCGCGGTGATCCAGGCCAAGATCGCTGCCCTGCATGGCCCCCAGTCCCGGGATGGCTCCGGCCGGCTGGCCGAGGTGTATCCGGCGGCCTCGCTCAAGATCTGGGGCCTCAACGGCCGCGGCTACAAGGGCCGCGGCACCACGGAGACCGAAAGGCTCGGCGCACTCCTCGAAGCCCTCCAAAAGCAGGCGCCGTGGCTGGACCTGGCCGGGCACGAGGCCCGGCTGGCGGCCTCGGACGACCTGTTTGACGCCGTCGTCGCCTCGTTGACCGCCCGGGCCGTGGCCCGCCGTCGTACGCTCCTCCCCGATGAGGCGCACGCACAGGCCGCCCGCAGCGAAGGCTGGATTCATCTGCCGGACTGTGCCTTGGACGCCCTCCCGGACTGA
- a CDS encoding carboxylesterase family protein, with product MNSAPAFHPPCGPVTGWRDGDVLRATGIPYATAARFQPPAAAADWTDPFAATSLAPACPQGPVPFLDDVLGTRYGELPGSEDCQNLSITMPGDLGPGEKLPVMVWIHGGSYTTGSGDLAIFDPARLVAENRVIVVSVTYRLGLFGFLATRTGRPANLGLLDQLEAFRWVQRNIAAFGGDPGCVTAFGQSAGGDAIAHLMATSEAPSLFRRAIIQSAPLGIARGRARMNHAMGIAAESVTEETPAMEVVDREAQVAQVSRKFGMLAAMPFGTQYGHAPLPEEKDIAAAWDRSAPGIDILIGHTSEEARLFLPRSPFLMRLLKVPGVGAAAVRAVDWVVTETVYGWASRKFASRHKRAGGRAHRYLLSWHAPDNLFGAAHTIDLPLLLGNRGTWDGVGLIAGAPWEQVDMTGRAVRALWAGFARGDDLGEAGAINNALHYRRA from the coding sequence GTGAATTCCGCACCTGCTTTCCACCCTCCCTGCGGCCCGGTGACCGGGTGGCGGGACGGCGATGTCCTCCGCGCCACGGGCATCCCCTACGCCACCGCGGCCCGGTTCCAGCCGCCCGCTGCTGCGGCGGACTGGACCGATCCCTTTGCCGCCACTTCGCTGGCGCCGGCCTGCCCGCAGGGACCCGTCCCGTTCCTCGACGACGTCCTGGGCACCCGGTACGGCGAACTTCCCGGCAGCGAAGACTGCCAGAACCTGTCCATCACCATGCCCGGCGACCTCGGGCCCGGGGAAAAGCTGCCCGTCATGGTCTGGATCCATGGCGGCTCCTACACCACCGGGTCCGGGGACCTCGCCATCTTCGACCCCGCACGGCTTGTTGCCGAGAACCGCGTCATCGTGGTGTCGGTAACCTACCGGCTGGGCCTGTTCGGCTTCCTGGCCACCCGCACCGGCCGGCCGGCGAACCTGGGCCTGCTGGACCAGCTGGAGGCGTTCCGCTGGGTGCAGCGGAACATTGCGGCGTTCGGCGGCGATCCCGGCTGCGTCACGGCGTTCGGCCAGTCCGCCGGCGGGGATGCCATCGCCCACCTGATGGCCACTTCCGAAGCACCCTCGCTGTTCCGGCGCGCCATCATCCAGAGCGCGCCACTGGGAATCGCCCGCGGCCGGGCGCGGATGAACCACGCCATGGGGATCGCGGCGGAATCGGTGACGGAGGAGACCCCGGCCATGGAAGTGGTGGACCGGGAAGCCCAGGTGGCGCAGGTGTCGCGGAAGTTCGGGATGCTGGCCGCCATGCCGTTCGGCACCCAGTACGGCCATGCCCCGCTTCCGGAGGAGAAGGACATTGCTGCGGCCTGGGACAGGTCCGCGCCGGGCATCGACATCCTGATCGGCCACACCTCGGAGGAAGCGCGGCTGTTCCTCCCCCGGAGTCCGTTCCTGATGCGCCTGCTGAAGGTACCGGGAGTGGGCGCCGCCGCGGTGCGCGCCGTCGACTGGGTGGTCACCGAAACCGTCTACGGGTGGGCGTCGCGGAAGTTCGCCAGCCGCCACAAGCGCGCAGGAGGCCGGGCGCACCGGTACCTGTTGAGCTGGCATGCGCCGGACAACCTGTTCGGTGCAGCCCACACCATCGACCTGCCGCTGCTCCTGGGCAACCGGGGAACCTGGGACGGGGTGGGGCTGATCGCCGGCGCACCGTGGGAGCAGGTGGACATGACCGGACGCGCGGTTCGGGCTTTGTGGGCAGGTTTCGCCCGCGGGGATGACCTGGGCGAGGCCGGTGCCATCAACAACGCGCTGCACTACCGGAGGGCCTGA
- a CDS encoding inorganic diphosphatase, producing the protein MKHDVTIEIPKGSRVKYEVDHETGRVRLDRVLFTSMQYPTHYGFFENTLGEDGDPLDALVLLQDFDLHPGVIVESRPIGVFNMTDDGGGDAKVLCVPVDARFDHIQEVSDVSEFLIKEIEHFFTRYKDLEPGKWVKAEGWGDRAAAEAELEASIKRYVPTGH; encoded by the coding sequence ATGAAGCACGACGTGACCATCGAGATCCCCAAGGGATCTCGCGTCAAGTACGAAGTTGACCACGAGACCGGCCGCGTCCGCCTGGACCGCGTCCTCTTCACCTCCATGCAGTACCCCACGCACTACGGCTTCTTCGAGAACACCCTGGGCGAAGACGGCGATCCGCTGGACGCACTGGTGCTCCTGCAGGACTTCGACCTGCACCCCGGCGTCATCGTTGAATCCCGCCCCATCGGCGTCTTCAACATGACCGACGACGGCGGCGGAGACGCCAAGGTCCTCTGCGTTCCTGTTGATGCGCGCTTCGACCACATCCAGGAAGTCAGCGACGTCAGCGAATTCCTGATCAAGGAAATCGAGCACTTCTTCACCCGTTACAAGGACCTGGAGCCGGGCAAGTGGGTCAAGGCCGAGGGCTGGGGCGACCGCGCCGCCGCCGAGGCCGAGCTGGAAGCGTCGATCAAGCGCTACGTTCCCACCGGACACTGA